A genomic region of Longimicrobiales bacterium contains the following coding sequences:
- the dut gene encoding dUTP diphosphatase, with amino-acid sequence MTFQVSFRRLASNPDLVLPARATDQAVGYDVRSAEESVTLAPGDIRLVSTGLVMELPQGLECQVRPRSGLALKHGITLPNSPGTIDPDYRGELRVIMQNTGQAPVTLERGERIAQLVFARFETPVVREVDEVTDTERGAGGFGSTGTA; translated from the coding sequence ATGACATTTCAGGTGTCGTTTCGTAGGCTGGCTTCGAATCCGGACTTGGTGTTACCCGCACGAGCTACGGATCAGGCCGTGGGATATGACGTCCGGTCTGCCGAAGAATCCGTGACACTGGCCCCCGGCGATATCCGCCTGGTGTCCACCGGGCTCGTAATGGAATTGCCACAGGGTTTAGAGTGTCAGGTCCGGCCGCGGTCGGGCCTCGCGCTCAAGCACGGCATCACGCTTCCCAACAGCCCTGGCACCATCGATCCCGACTATCGGGGCGAGCTACGGGTCATCATGCAGAATACAGGACAGGCTCCCGTCACATTGGAGCGAGGTGAGCGAATCGCTCAACTGGTATTCGCCCGTTTCGAGACGCCGGTCGTCCGGGAAGTGGACGAGGTCACCGATACCGAACGTGGCGCGGGCGGATTCGGAAGTACAGGGACCGCTTGA
- a CDS encoding pitrilysin family protein, with product MNHVIGMEGSRGHGHRPVPSLASAPVEQAAPDDAMRESRLDNGVRVLSEHIPGMRSAAIGVWVRQGAAHEVVEQTGVSHLLEHMVFKGTEKRSALELADSLEVLGGSLDAYTSREHTSYQARVLDQHLPIALDVLSDLVLAPKLEAEDLRLEREVVLEEIAQVEDTPDDLVFELHSEELWNGHPYGRSILGTNESVTGMSAETLRELHGTRYVGENLVVAAVGNVEHQGFVERVASHFDGVPQGTRTEEVTGSGSTNAGVRNVERASAQTHIVFGKEGPGHADEDRFPVVLLSAALGGGMSSRLFQKVREELGLCYSVFTYQSFYGASGVVGVYVGTRPANADAAADAVRSELDRVVSEGLGATDLARIKQQVSGQVMLSLESTGARLHRLASFALHEEPFRTLDDVLARIEAVTEDDIVRVAQRHYDPAGHLELRLGPAAVVEVLTN from the coding sequence ATGAATCACGTGATTGGGATGGAAGGGTCGAGAGGGCACGGGCACAGGCCCGTGCCCTCTCTGGCGTCTGCGCCAGTGGAACAGGCCGCCCCAGACGATGCGATGCGGGAATCCCGACTGGACAACGGCGTCCGTGTCCTCAGCGAGCACATTCCTGGAATGCGCTCTGCGGCGATCGGCGTCTGGGTTCGGCAGGGAGCGGCTCACGAGGTCGTGGAGCAAACCGGTGTAAGTCACCTCCTTGAGCACATGGTTTTCAAGGGAACCGAAAAACGATCGGCTCTCGAGTTGGCGGACTCTCTCGAGGTGCTCGGAGGTTCGCTCGACGCTTACACGAGCAGGGAGCACACTTCCTACCAGGCACGGGTCTTGGACCAGCACCTCCCGATCGCGCTCGATGTGCTATCGGACCTGGTTCTGGCGCCGAAGCTTGAGGCTGAGGATCTCCGGCTGGAGCGCGAAGTGGTACTCGAAGAGATTGCTCAGGTAGAAGACACGCCCGATGATTTGGTCTTCGAGCTGCATTCGGAAGAACTTTGGAACGGACATCCCTACGGGCGTTCCATCCTTGGGACCAATGAGTCCGTTACTGGGATGTCAGCTGAGACACTTCGCGAGCTCCACGGCACGCGCTACGTAGGCGAGAATTTGGTCGTCGCCGCTGTCGGCAACGTCGAGCACCAGGGTTTCGTTGAGCGGGTAGCCTCTCACTTCGATGGAGTGCCGCAAGGTACGCGGACGGAAGAGGTGACTGGATCGGGGAGTACGAATGCCGGCGTCCGCAACGTCGAGCGAGCGTCTGCGCAGACACACATCGTCTTCGGCAAAGAAGGGCCGGGGCACGCTGATGAAGATCGGTTTCCCGTGGTCCTGCTGTCCGCGGCGCTGGGCGGCGGCATGAGCTCGCGACTGTTCCAGAAGGTTCGCGAAGAGCTGGGCCTGTGCTACTCGGTCTTCACCTACCAGAGCTTCTATGGCGCGTCCGGTGTGGTCGGCGTATACGTCGGGACGCGTCCGGCCAATGCCGATGCCGCTGCTGACGCCGTTCGCTCAGAGCTCGACCGCGTCGTCTCTGAAGGGCTCGGCGCGACGGATCTGGCTCGAATCAAGCAGCAGGTCAGTGGACAGGTGATGCTCTCCCTCGAATCGACCGGAGCCAGACTCCACCGACTGGCATCATTCGCTTTGCACGAAGAGCCGTTCCGCACGCTGGATGATGTCCTTGCGCGGATCGAAGCGGTAACGGAGGATGATATCGTCCGTGTCGCGCAGCGGCACTACGACCCAGCTGGGCACCTCGAATTGAGACTCGGACCCGCCGCCGTCGTCGAAGTCCTGACCAATTGA
- the ald gene encoding alanine dehydrogenase yields MLIGVPKEIKPDEYRVALTPAGAEMLTNAGHELVIEQGAGFGSGFTDDYYERAGATILTTADEVWAKAEMIMKVKEPISSEWPRMRSGQVIFTYFHFAADEDLTRAVIASGAIAIAYETVELPSRELPLLTPMSEVAGRMAVQEGAKYLEKPQGGLGVLLGGVPGVRSGKVVILGGGVVGTNAAKMAAGLGARVSIMDINLDRLRYLDDVMPANVETLFSTRYAIRKQVEDADLIIGAVLIPGAKAPNLITREDLGLMRDGTVICDVAIDQGGCVETMKPTTHHDPVYTVDGVIHYAVANMPGGVPRTSTLALTNATLPYAVALSGKGWQKACRDDAALKLGVNVVHGKVAYRAVADAFGMEYHDVDSFLLPAAPA; encoded by the coding sequence ATGTTGATTGGCGTACCGAAAGAGATCAAGCCCGACGAATACCGGGTCGCACTGACCCCCGCGGGCGCGGAGATGCTCACGAATGCCGGCCACGAACTGGTGATCGAACAGGGCGCTGGCTTCGGTAGCGGCTTCACCGACGACTATTATGAGCGCGCGGGTGCTACGATCCTGACGACCGCCGATGAAGTCTGGGCGAAGGCCGAGATGATCATGAAGGTCAAGGAGCCAATCTCTTCCGAGTGGCCTCGCATGCGCAGCGGTCAGGTGATCTTCACGTACTTCCATTTCGCAGCGGATGAGGACCTCACCCGCGCGGTCATCGCGTCAGGTGCGATCGCCATCGCGTACGAAACCGTCGAGCTGCCGTCTCGCGAGCTCCCGCTTCTTACGCCGATGAGCGAAGTGGCGGGGCGCATGGCTGTCCAGGAGGGCGCGAAGTATCTGGAGAAGCCGCAGGGTGGTCTCGGCGTGCTGCTCGGCGGTGTCCCGGGAGTTCGTTCTGGAAAGGTCGTGATCCTCGGTGGCGGTGTTGTTGGCACCAACGCGGCAAAGATGGCGGCCGGCCTCGGTGCGCGTGTTTCGATCATGGATATCAACCTTGATCGGCTCAGGTACCTCGATGACGTGATGCCCGCCAACGTTGAGACGCTGTTCTCGACACGATATGCGATCCGCAAGCAGGTCGAGGACGCGGACCTCATCATCGGTGCGGTTCTGATTCCGGGTGCAAAGGCTCCGAACTTGATCACTCGGGAGGACCTCGGCCTCATGCGGGACGGCACTGTGATTTGTGACGTGGCCATCGACCAGGGAGGCTGCGTAGAGACCATGAAGCCGACCACCCATCATGACCCAGTGTATACGGTCGACGGGGTGATCCACTACGCGGTCGCGAACATGCCCGGTGGCGTTCCCCGTACGAGTACACTAGCCCTGACTAACGCGACGCTTCCCTATGCGGTTGCTCTCTCAGGAAAGGGTTGGCAGAAGGCGTGCCGCGACGACGCGGCGCTCAAACTCGGCGTCAATGTCGTGCACGGGAAGGTCGCATACCGCGCCGTAGCCGATGCTTTCGGCATGGAGTACCACGACGTCGACAGCTTCCTGCTCCCGGCAGCGCCGGCATGA